One segment of Burkholderiaceae bacterium DAT-1 DNA contains the following:
- a CDS encoding class 1 fructose-bisphosphatase, translating into MSRISLSRFLIEQQRLHSHITPELRLSIEVVARACKAISHAVQKGALAGVLGEAGTGNIQGEAQKKLDVIANDVLLEANEWGGHLAAIASEEMEHPYPIPSAFPKGGYLLLFDPLDGSSNIDVNISVGTIFSLLKVPDGVEEAKEEHFLQKGATQVAAGYAVYGPQTMLVLTTGQGVDGFTLDREIGSWVLTHPQMKVPEKTKEFAINMSNMRHWEAPVKRYVDELLAGSTGPRGKDFNMRWVASMVADVHRILTRGGVFTYPRDAREPEKAGKLRLMYEANPMSYIIEQAGGASTNGYERILDIQPEQLHQRVAVFLGSKEEVDVVTRYHREAQG; encoded by the coding sequence ATGAGCAGAATCTCGCTCAGCCGCTTTCTGATCGAACAGCAGCGCCTGCATAGCCATATCACGCCTGAACTGCGTCTCTCCATTGAAGTTGTTGCCCGTGCATGCAAGGCCATCTCTCATGCCGTACAGAAAGGTGCCCTGGCCGGTGTACTCGGCGAAGCCGGTACCGGCAATATTCAAGGCGAAGCGCAGAAGAAGCTGGATGTGATCGCCAACGACGTGCTGCTCGAAGCCAACGAATGGGGCGGTCACCTAGCCGCAATCGCATCGGAAGAAATGGAACATCCCTATCCCATTCCGAGTGCCTTTCCGAAGGGCGGCTACCTGCTCCTGTTTGATCCGCTGGATGGCTCGTCCAATATCGACGTGAACATTTCGGTCGGCACGATTTTCTCGCTGCTGAAGGTGCCGGATGGTGTAGAAGAAGCCAAGGAAGAACATTTCCTGCAAAAGGGTGCCACTCAGGTCGCTGCGGGTTATGCGGTCTATGGCCCACAAACCATGCTGGTACTCACCACAGGCCAAGGCGTCGACGGGTTTACGCTGGATCGCGAAATCGGCAGCTGGGTACTCACTCACCCGCAAATGAAGGTGCCAGAGAAGACCAAGGAGTTCGCCATTAACATGTCGAACATGCGCCACTGGGAAGCCCCCGTGAAGCGTTATGTAGACGAGTTGCTGGCCGGCTCCACTGGCCCGCGCGGCAAAGACTTCAATATGCGCTGGGTGGCCTCCATGGTGGCAGACGTACATCGCATTTTGACCCGTGGTGGCGTGTTCACCTACCCGCGTGATGCCCGCGAACCAGAAAAAGCCGGCAAGCTGCGTTTAATGTACGAGGCTAATCCAATGTCCTACATTATTGAGCAGGCTGGTGGTGCATCGACAAACGGCTACGAGCGTATCCTCGATATTCAACCAGAACAATTGCATCAGCGCGTGGCTGTCTTTCTAGGATCGAAAGAAGAGGTCGACGTTGTCACCCGCTATCATCGCGAAGCGCAGGGCTAA
- a CDS encoding PAS domain-containing protein, which translates to MRDYDFIISKTDAKGRLVYANQTFIEFSGFSEAELLGQQHNIVRHPDMPRGVFKLLWDTLTQGKEIFAYVKNMQKDGGFYWVFANVTPDYDPSGNIIGYFSVRRAPRKPAVQKISVIYQQMIDIEKQAGPKHACEASLRYLNETLAQEGMTYENFILAL; encoded by the coding sequence ATGAGGGATTACGATTTCATCATCTCCAAGACTGATGCCAAAGGTCGTCTTGTTTACGCAAACCAAACCTTCATCGAGTTCTCCGGTTTCTCAGAAGCGGAGTTGCTGGGTCAGCAGCACAATATTGTCCGCCATCCGGACATGCCGCGCGGGGTATTCAAACTGTTATGGGATACCCTGACGCAAGGCAAGGAAATTTTTGCCTACGTCAAAAATATGCAAAAGGATGGCGGATTCTACTGGGTGTTTGCCAACGTCACCCCGGACTATGATCCATCGGGAAATATCATTGGCTATTTTTCAGTCCGCCGCGCCCCCAGAAAACCCGCAGTACAGAAAATATCGGTCATATATCAGCAAATGATCGACATTGAAAAACAGGCTGGCCCAAAACATGCGTGTGAAGCGTCACTTCGCTATTTAAATGAAACATTGGCGCAGGAAGGCATGACCTATGAAAATTTCATCCTTGCTCTCTAA
- the pyrF gene encoding orotidine-5'-phosphate decarboxylase, which produces MNDPKVVVPLDFDSANAALAFADRVTPAMCRLKVGKELFTHEGPALVRNLQSRGFDIFLDLKFHDIPNTVAQAVKAAADLGVWMVNVHASGGRKMMEAAARGIADRKDRPILIAVTVLTSMDASDLAEIGLPAPEVQVPKLAALTRDCGLDGVVCSAQEATALKALCGQSFKLVTPGIRPAGAALDDQNRVMTPVEAVKAGSDYLVIGRPITRASDPIAVLKEINDSLGSMAL; this is translated from the coding sequence ATGAATGATCCTAAAGTAGTCGTCCCGCTTGATTTTGATTCGGCGAATGCCGCACTGGCTTTTGCGGATCGGGTCACACCGGCAATGTGCCGGTTGAAAGTGGGCAAGGAACTCTTTACGCATGAAGGCCCGGCACTTGTACGTAACCTGCAAAGCCGTGGGTTCGATATCTTTCTGGATCTGAAATTCCATGACATTCCGAATACCGTTGCGCAAGCGGTCAAGGCGGCGGCTGATCTTGGGGTCTGGATGGTCAATGTCCATGCCTCTGGTGGCCGCAAGATGATGGAAGCAGCGGCAAGGGGCATTGCCGATCGCAAAGATCGTCCGATTCTGATTGCGGTCACCGTTTTAACCAGCATGGACGCGTCCGATCTGGCTGAGATTGGCTTACCCGCACCTGAGGTGCAGGTTCCAAAGCTTGCGGCGCTGACCCGTGACTGTGGTCTGGATGGCGTAGTGTGCTCGGCGCAAGAAGCAACCGCGCTGAAAGCCCTGTGCGGGCAGTCGTTCAAGCTTGTGACGCCCGGCATTCGCCCTGCGGGCGCAGCGCTTGATGATCAGAATCGCGTGATGACCCCTGTCGAAGCCGTCAAAGCGGGCTCCGACTATTTGGTAATTGGCCGGCCGATCACGCGTGCAAGTGATCCCATTGCCGTACTGAAAGAAATAAATGACAGTCTAGGCAGCATGGCTTTGTAA
- a CDS encoding integration host factor subunit beta gives MTKSELIAKLAARYPQLVAKDAELAVKTILDAMAGSLSSGQRIEIRGFGSFDLNYRPPRTGRNPKSGTKVAVPEKYVPHFKAGKELRERVDVSGES, from the coding sequence ATGACGAAGTCCGAGCTGATCGCAAAGCTCGCGGCGCGTTATCCGCAGTTGGTGGCAAAAGATGCTGAACTGGCCGTCAAGACAATACTGGATGCCATGGCAGGCAGTTTGTCTAGCGGTCAGCGGATTGAAATCCGCGGGTTTGGCAGCTTTGACCTCAACTACCGTCCGCCCCGTACGGGTCGGAATCCCAAGTCGGGAACCAAGGTCGCGGTTCCGGAGAAGTATGTTCCGCACTTCAAGGCGGGCAAAGAACTCCGTGAACGTGTCGACGTGAGTGGTGAAAGCTGA
- a CDS encoding LapA family protein, giving the protein MRYLSALFKVTIFLVLFGFAMRNVGIVEVTGLLGGVATAPLAVVLFLAFLLGAGAGVLAMTTHMARMRKEIGELRRQLRTHTERADPVAVEVSDIDHPLDAVV; this is encoded by the coding sequence ATGCGCTATCTGTCAGCTCTGTTCAAGGTAACCATCTTCTTGGTGCTGTTCGGCTTCGCAATGCGCAATGTAGGCATTGTCGAGGTCACTGGCTTGCTGGGCGGCGTGGCCACTGCGCCGTTGGCCGTCGTGTTATTCCTTGCATTTCTGCTGGGCGCAGGTGCGGGCGTGCTGGCCATGACGACGCATATGGCTCGCATGCGCAAGGAAATAGGCGAGTTGCGTCGCCAATTGCGCACCCACACCGAGCGCGCAGATCCTGTCGCCGTCGAGGTGAGTGACATCGATCATCCGCTGGACGCGGTGGTCTAA
- the speB gene encoding agmatinase encodes MSDLIRGDGAIRRDSLYGSSIENTYAGVLSFMRRNYSRNLDGADVVVSGIPLDLSVTFRSGARQGPQAIRAASVQLAELKPFPWGFDPFDDLAVIDYGDCWFDAHNPMTIHDSIVEHARTIIASGAKMLTFGGDHYVTYPLLKAHAEKYGRPLSLIHFDAHCDTWPDDSPDSLNHGTMFYKAVKDGLIDPATSVQVGIRTWNDDYMGVHQLNAPWVHEHGALATLKRILEIVGDRPTYLTFDIDCLDPAFAPGTGTPVPGGLSSAQALSIIRGMQPVNLVGMDVVEVSPAFDQSEITALAAAHVAADLLCVLRNRKLEGKL; translated from the coding sequence ATGTCAGACCTGATTCGTGGCGACGGCGCAATCCGTCGTGATTCTTTGTATGGCAGCTCGATTGAAAACACCTACGCGGGTGTGCTGAGCTTCATGCGTCGTAACTATTCCCGCAATCTCGATGGCGCCGATGTCGTCGTCAGTGGCATTCCACTTGATCTGTCGGTTACCTTCCGCTCGGGTGCGCGCCAGGGGCCACAGGCAATTCGTGCAGCCTCTGTTCAGCTGGCCGAGCTGAAGCCATTTCCGTGGGGATTCGATCCGTTCGACGATTTGGCAGTCATTGACTACGGCGATTGCTGGTTTGACGCCCACAATCCCATGACAATCCACGACTCGATTGTCGAGCATGCCCGGACAATTATTGCGTCCGGTGCCAAAATGCTAACCTTCGGTGGCGATCACTATGTCACCTATCCCTTACTGAAGGCGCATGCCGAAAAATATGGCCGCCCCCTGTCCCTGATTCACTTTGACGCCCATTGCGATACCTGGCCGGATGATTCACCCGATAGCCTGAATCACGGCACCATGTTCTACAAAGCGGTTAAAGATGGTTTGATCGATCCTGCGACATCGGTTCAGGTAGGTATCCGCACATGGAATGATGATTACATGGGCGTACATCAACTGAATGCGCCATGGGTACACGAGCATGGCGCGCTTGCCACGCTCAAACGCATTCTGGAAATCGTGGGTGATCGCCCAACGTATCTGACATTCGATATCGACTGTCTGGATCCCGCCTTTGCGCCGGGGACAGGTACGCCTGTGCCGGGTGGACTCTCAAGTGCTCAGGCATTGTCCATCATCCGCGGGATGCAGCCTGTGAACCTGGTCGGGATGGATGTGGTTGAGGTGTCGCCTGCATTTGATCAAAGCGAGATTACCGCACTGGCGGCAGCCCATGTTGCGGCTGATCTGCTGTGTGTGCTGAGAAATCGAAAGCTTGAAGGTAAGCTGTAA
- a CDS encoding response regulator produces the protein MERSLLVVDDDPWIVSQIQAILGDMFDIRHADSASAVMPLLDTFRPHIILLDINLPEMDGYDICLNIRSNDDWIDIPIVFLSANVEVDDRLKAYNVGGSAYITKPFVPRELRKQIEIINENSIKHDDLRSMAATASAAAISALSAAADIGRIMSFQREISCLTHFEDISAASFHILHEYGLEGCIQLRSRTGNVSRSNNGEATSLEESVLKTMASCARIVDLGTRSAFNFPHVSIIINNMPKGNADSYGRIKDNVMTIADAIDIHMNTLELMVESVHRNEALLELLKKNTATLREIEGTNRRQREESSDILSRLINDIESAFVYLGLSESQERRLQNMARDAVIRAQALTQESLAMEALIESNASLMESHEGIEAALNSEVKKISEAAASRIELF, from the coding sequence ATGGAACGCAGCCTGCTAGTAGTCGATGACGATCCATGGATCGTCTCCCAAATTCAGGCCATACTCGGTGATATGTTTGATATTCGCCATGCGGATTCAGCGAGTGCGGTGATGCCCTTGCTCGATACCTTCAGGCCACACATCATTTTACTGGATATTAATCTACCCGAAATGGATGGCTACGATATATGCCTGAATATTCGTAGCAATGATGACTGGATTGATATTCCAATTGTCTTCCTTTCTGCCAACGTCGAAGTCGATGACAGATTAAAGGCATACAATGTTGGGGGATCAGCCTACATTACCAAACCATTTGTTCCTCGCGAATTGCGCAAACAAATTGAGATCATTAATGAAAATAGTATTAAGCATGATGATTTAAGAAGTATGGCAGCAACTGCTTCCGCCGCTGCAATATCCGCATTATCTGCAGCAGCAGACATTGGGCGCATCATGTCGTTTCAACGGGAAATATCCTGCTTAACGCACTTTGAGGATATCTCTGCTGCATCCTTCCATATCCTGCATGAGTATGGTCTGGAAGGATGTATTCAACTTAGAAGTCGTACAGGGAATGTTTCAAGAAGCAATAATGGTGAAGCCACTTCACTTGAAGAGTCTGTTCTCAAAACCATGGCAAGCTGTGCACGTATTGTAGATCTCGGCACACGTTCGGCATTCAACTTTCCCCATGTATCCATTATCATTAATAACATGCCAAAGGGAAACGCTGATTCTTATGGCCGGATTAAAGATAATGTCATGACAATTGCAGACGCCATTGACATTCACATGAACACACTGGAATTAATGGTTGAATCGGTACATCGTAATGAAGCTTTACTTGAACTACTGAAGAAGAATACCGCTACATTACGCGAAATAGAGGGCACTAATCGCCGGCAGCGCGAAGAAAGCTCGGATATTCTCAGCAGGCTGATCAATGATATCGAAAGTGCATTTGTGTACCTGGGACTGTCTGAGTCTCAGGAGCGGCGATTGCAGAATATGGCACGAGATGCGGTGATTCGTGCTCAGGCGCTTACTCAAGAGTCGCTAGCCATGGAGGCGCTGATTGAGTCCAATGCGTCCCTCATGGAATCACATGAGGGCATTGAGGCTGCCCTGAATAGTGAAGTCAAGAAAATCAGCGAAGCCGCTGCAAGTCGCATCGAATTATTCTAA
- the lapB gene encoding lipopolysaccharide assembly protein LapB, whose translation MEFQAWWLILLAVFFGLGWLTARVDIKHVLADSKLLPRQYFEGLNHLLNERTDRAVDVFVDLARNHAETIELQFALGHLFRRKGELERAIRMHQKLLGRAELKPFERQSAEFELALDFMKAGLFDRAEELFGKLDETEFARAARNHLLDIYQQEKEWYKAIEVAQQLRDTSHTYQHEIAEFYCELATSAMTRSQPAEARQLLQQALAEHRKCVRAHLLLGDLEATNQNWSEAIEAWLKIESQDHRFIPFAARKLLNAYDQLNRSDEGTALLKGFLSTYPELDMLDIVHERIATQEGQDAADQWLGAELRRNPTMPGLLRLLDAQAQSAPVEKKAELDITLRLVNDATRGVSMYHCSSCGFKARQYFWRCPACNDWESFLPARGQTRA comes from the coding sequence GTGGAATTTCAAGCCTGGTGGTTGATCCTCCTCGCCGTATTTTTCGGTTTAGGCTGGCTCACTGCCCGTGTAGACATCAAGCATGTTCTTGCTGATTCAAAGCTATTACCCCGTCAATATTTCGAGGGGCTGAACCACCTCCTGAACGAGCGCACGGATCGTGCCGTGGACGTGTTTGTTGATCTTGCACGGAATCATGCAGAAACAATCGAATTGCAATTCGCACTCGGCCATTTGTTCCGACGCAAAGGTGAACTCGAACGCGCCATCCGTATGCATCAGAAATTGCTGGGGCGTGCCGAGCTGAAACCATTTGAGCGGCAAAGTGCCGAATTTGAACTAGCGCTGGATTTCATGAAGGCAGGTTTGTTTGACCGCGCAGAAGAGCTGTTCGGCAAACTGGATGAAACGGAATTTGCACGTGCCGCCAGAAATCATCTGCTAGATATCTATCAGCAGGAAAAGGAGTGGTACAAAGCCATTGAGGTGGCGCAACAGCTGCGTGACACCAGTCATACATATCAGCATGAAATTGCCGAGTTCTACTGTGAGTTGGCGACTAGTGCCATGACGCGCTCGCAACCTGCCGAGGCACGGCAGTTGTTGCAGCAGGCGTTGGCGGAACATCGGAAATGTGTTCGTGCGCATCTACTGCTCGGCGATCTGGAAGCGACCAATCAGAACTGGTCCGAAGCAATTGAGGCATGGCTGAAAATTGAATCACAGGATCATCGCTTTATTCCGTTTGCCGCACGGAAACTCCTCAATGCGTACGATCAATTAAATCGCTCAGATGAGGGAACCGCTCTATTGAAGGGCTTTCTCAGTACCTATCCCGAGCTGGATATGCTGGATATTGTGCATGAGCGGATTGCAACGCAAGAGGGGCAGGATGCTGCTGATCAATGGCTGGGTGCGGAACTAAGGCGAAATCCAACCATGCCGGGATTGCTGAGATTGCTCGATGCGCAAGCGCAGTCGGCACCGGTTGAGAAGAAGGCAGAGCTAGATATCACGCTTCGACTGGTCAATGATGCCACACGAGGCGTGTCGATGTATCACTGCTCAAGTTGCGGCTTCAAGGCTCGTCAATACTTCTGGCGCTGCCCGGCCTGTAACGATTGGGAGTCATTCCTCCCGGCACGCGGCCAGACGCGCGCGTAG
- the rpsA gene encoding 30S ribosomal protein S1: MTSMESFAALFEESLTRQEMRAGEVITAEVVAVEDKFVVINAGLKSESLIDINEFKNDQGVVDVKIGDFVQVAIESLENGFGETKLSRDKAKRLAAWIELEEALEAGEIKSGLISGKVKGGLTVMINGIRAFLPGSLVDIRPIKDTSPFEGKTIEFKVIKLDRKRNNVVVSRRAVLEETMGEEREKLLATLQEGAIVKGIVKNITDYGAFVDLGGIDGLLHITDLAWRRVKHPSEVLAVGDEVTAKVLKFDQEKNRVSLGLKQLGEDPWVGLARRYPSGTRMFGKVTNLTDYGAFVEIEQGIEGLVHVSEMDWTNKNIHPTKVVQLGDEVEVMILEIDEDRRRISLGMKQCMPNPWDDFQATYKKGDKIRGAIKSITDFGVFIGLPGGIDGLVHLSDLSWNVAGEEAVRNYKKGDEVEAVVLSIDVERERISMGIKQLEGDPFNNYVSTSDKGAIVRGTVKSLDAKGAVIALTDEVEGYLRATEVSRDRVENIGSVLKEGDEVEAMIINVDRKNRSINLSIKAKDSADESSAMSKIASESVANAGTTNLGALLKAKLSGSNE; encoded by the coding sequence ATGACCTCCATGGAAAGTTTTGCCGCCCTCTTCGAGGAAAGCCTGACCCGTCAAGAGATGCGCGCAGGTGAAGTGATCACCGCTGAAGTCGTTGCTGTTGAAGACAAGTTCGTTGTCATCAACGCCGGCCTGAAGTCGGAATCGCTGATCGACATCAACGAATTCAAGAACGATCAAGGCGTGGTTGACGTCAAGATCGGTGACTTCGTGCAAGTGGCAATCGAAAGCCTCGAAAACGGTTTCGGCGAAACCAAGCTCTCCCGCGACAAGGCTAAGCGCCTGGCCGCATGGATCGAGCTGGAAGAAGCACTGGAAGCTGGCGAAATCAAGTCCGGTCTGATCTCCGGCAAGGTCAAGGGTGGCCTGACTGTGATGATCAACGGCATCCGCGCATTCCTGCCGGGTTCGCTGGTCGACATCCGCCCGATCAAGGACACCAGCCCGTTCGAAGGCAAGACCATCGAATTCAAGGTGATCAAGCTGGATCGCAAGCGCAACAACGTTGTGGTTTCCCGCCGTGCCGTGCTGGAAGAAACCATGGGCGAAGAGCGCGAAAAGCTCCTGGCTACCCTGCAAGAAGGCGCAATCGTCAAGGGTATCGTCAAGAACATCACCGACTACGGTGCGTTCGTGGACCTGGGCGGTATCGATGGTCTGCTGCATATCACCGACCTGGCATGGCGCCGTGTCAAGCACCCGTCCGAAGTTCTGGCCGTGGGCGACGAAGTTACCGCTAAGGTCCTCAAGTTCGACCAAGAGAAGAACCGCGTGTCCCTGGGTCTGAAGCAACTGGGCGAAGATCCGTGGGTGGGCCTGGCTCGTCGCTACCCGTCCGGTACCCGCATGTTCGGCAAGGTCACGAACCTCACCGACTACGGTGCGTTCGTTGAAATCGAACAAGGTATCGAAGGTCTGGTCCACGTGTCCGAAATGGACTGGACCAACAAGAACATCCATCCGACCAAGGTTGTCCAGCTGGGCGACGAAGTCGAAGTGATGATTCTGGAAATCGACGAAGACCGTCGTCGTATCTCCCTGGGTATGAAGCAGTGCATGCCGAATCCGTGGGACGACTTCCAGGCTACATACAAGAAGGGCGACAAGATCCGTGGCGCCATCAAGTCGATTACCGACTTCGGTGTGTTCATTGGTCTGCCAGGCGGCATCGATGGCCTGGTTCACCTGTCCGACCTGTCCTGGAACGTTGCTGGCGAAGAAGCTGTCCGCAACTACAAGAAGGGCGACGAAGTCGAAGCCGTTGTGCTGTCCATCGATGTTGAGCGCGAGCGCATCTCCATGGGCATCAAGCAGCTCGAAGGTGATCCTTTCAACAACTACGTCTCCACCAGCGACAAGGGCGCGATCGTTCGCGGTACCGTCAAGTCTCTGGATGCCAAGGGTGCCGTTATCGCCCTGACCGACGAAGTCGAAGGCTACCTGCGTGCGACCGAAGTTTCCCGTGACCGCGTGGAAAACATCGGCTCCGTGCTGAAGGAAGGCGACGAAGTTGAAGCCATGATCATCAACGTTGATCGCAAGAATCGCTCGATCAACCTGTCGATCAAGGCCAAGGACAGCGCTGACGAATCCAGCGCCATGAGCAAGATTGCTTCCGAGTCGGTTGCCAATGCTGGTACCACTAACCTCGGCGCACTGCTGAAGGCTAAGCTGTCGGGTAGCAACGAGTAA
- the rfaE1 gene encoding D-glycero-beta-D-manno-heptose-7-phosphate kinase, which produces MVVNPVQEKLKNARVLVVGDVMLDRYWFGDVSRISPEAPVPVARIMRTEDRAGGAANVARNIVAIGGQATLLSVTGNDEAADSLDKVLSQHGVRASLYRDESITTTIKLRVVARQQQLIRIDFEHAPSHEILAAKLEEFRRELAEHDVVVLSDYGKGGLTHVTSMIEASRAAGKPVLIDPKGDDYSRYAGATLLTPNRAELREVVGKWRDEADLVTRATALRNELNLDALLVTRSEEGMSLFGANGVTNEPTVAREVFDVSGAGDTVIATLAAMLAAGETLPEAMRWSNRAAGIVVGKLGTAVATAEELFGQSA; this is translated from the coding sequence ATGGTTGTAAATCCCGTTCAGGAAAAGCTGAAAAACGCCCGCGTGCTGGTGGTGGGCGATGTCATGTTGGATCGCTACTGGTTTGGCGATGTGAGTCGAATCTCTCCGGAAGCGCCGGTGCCTGTTGCGCGCATCATGCGCACAGAAGATCGCGCCGGTGGTGCGGCCAACGTCGCGCGGAATATTGTCGCCATTGGCGGTCAGGCAACGCTATTGTCCGTGACGGGCAATGATGAAGCCGCCGATTCACTCGACAAGGTGCTGTCGCAGCACGGAGTACGTGCTTCGCTTTATCGTGATGAGAGCATTACCACCACCATCAAGCTGCGTGTTGTCGCGAGACAGCAGCAATTGATCCGCATTGATTTCGAACATGCACCTAGTCACGAAATCCTTGCAGCCAAACTCGAAGAGTTTCGCCGTGAACTGGCCGAACACGACGTGGTTGTGCTGAGCGATTACGGCAAGGGTGGCCTTACCCATGTGACCAGCATGATCGAGGCCTCGCGCGCTGCAGGGAAGCCCGTACTGATCGACCCGAAAGGCGATGACTATTCGCGTTACGCCGGAGCAACCTTGCTCACACCTAATCGCGCGGAGTTACGCGAAGTCGTAGGGAAGTGGCGCGATGAGGCTGATCTTGTGACACGCGCAACGGCGCTGCGTAACGAGTTGAATCTGGATGCCTTACTGGTGACGCGCAGCGAAGAGGGAATGAGCCTCTTCGGTGCCAATGGCGTAACAAATGAGCCAACCGTCGCCCGTGAAGTGTTCGATGTATCCGGTGCAGGAGATACCGTGATTGCTACGCTTGCGGCGATGTTAGCGGCGGGCGAAACCCTGCCTGAGGCAATGCGCTGGTCGAATCGCGCAGCCGGTATCGTGGTAGGTAAGCTGGGCACGGCTGTAGCGACGGCTGAGGAATTATTCGGCCAGTCGGCTTAA
- a CDS encoding UDP-glucose/GDP-mannose dehydrogenase family protein encodes MRVTIIGSGYVGLVTGTCLAEVGNDVVCLDLDQAKIDTLNQGGIPIYEPGLEEMVKRNVAAGRLRFTTDIDFAVEHGVIQFIAVGTPPGEDGSADLKYVVSAARNIGKRMNEYRLVVDKSTVPVGTADKVTAALQEELDARGSQLNFSVVSNPEFLKEGAAIEDFMRPDRIVIGADDENAAHMMRQLYKPFQRNHDRLIVMDVRSAELTKYAANAMLATRISFMNELANLAEVMGADIELVRQGIGSDPRIGYHFLYPGVGYGGSCFPKDVKALCKTAEENGMTLKVLEAVELANSAQKQRLVQKVEKHLGADLKGKHFALWGLAFKPNTDDMREAPSLEVIGALLARGATVTAYDPVAAHEASKTLGDTIEYATSPIAALEGADALVIVTEWKEFRSPDFDVIKAKLKQPMIIDGRNLYDPEYLRRIGFTYDAIGR; translated from the coding sequence ATGAGAGTCACAATCATTGGTAGCGGGTACGTTGGACTGGTTACCGGAACGTGTTTGGCAGAAGTCGGTAACGATGTTGTTTGTCTCGATCTGGATCAAGCCAAGATCGACACCCTGAATCAGGGCGGCATTCCGATTTACGAGCCTGGCCTTGAAGAAATGGTCAAGCGCAATGTGGCCGCTGGCCGCCTTCGCTTTACCACGGATATCGATTTTGCTGTCGAGCATGGCGTGATTCAGTTTATTGCTGTCGGTACGCCTCCGGGTGAGGATGGTTCGGCAGATCTGAAATACGTGGTTTCCGCCGCCCGCAATATTGGCAAGCGGATGAATGAATATCGACTGGTGGTCGATAAGTCGACTGTGCCAGTCGGCACTGCTGACAAAGTTACTGCGGCATTGCAAGAGGAGTTGGATGCACGCGGTTCGCAGCTCAATTTTTCTGTTGTATCCAATCCCGAGTTCCTGAAAGAGGGCGCGGCCATTGAAGACTTCATGCGTCCAGATCGAATCGTGATTGGTGCGGATGATGAAAACGCAGCGCACATGATGCGCCAGCTTTACAAGCCGTTCCAACGCAATCACGATCGTCTGATTGTCATGGATGTCCGCTCAGCAGAGCTGACAAAATATGCCGCCAACGCCATGCTGGCAACGCGCATCTCCTTCATGAACGAACTGGCTAATCTGGCAGAGGTCATGGGGGCGGATATTGAACTGGTTCGCCAGGGCATCGGGTCGGATCCGCGCATTGGCTACCATTTCCTGTATCCCGGTGTCGGCTACGGCGGTTCCTGCTTCCCGAAGGACGTCAAAGCCCTGTGTAAAACTGCCGAGGAAAACGGCATGACACTGAAGGTGCTTGAGGCGGTAGAGCTGGCGAATAGCGCCCAGAAGCAGCGTCTGGTGCAAAAGGTTGAAAAGCATCTGGGCGCCGATCTCAAGGGCAAGCATTTTGCGCTGTGGGGTCTGGCATTCAAGCCGAATACCGACGATATGCGCGAGGCGCCAAGCCTGGAAGTCATTGGTGCCCTGCTGGCGCGCGGTGCCACTGTAACCGCTTATGATCCGGTTGCTGCCCATGAAGCATCCAAGACGCTCGGCGATACCATTGAGTACGCCACATCACCTATTGCAGCACTGGAAGGTGCCGACGCCCTGGTGATCGTGACCGAGTGGAAGGAGTTCCGCAGCCCGGATTTTGATGTGATCAAGGCCAAGCTGAAACAGCCAATGATCATTGATGGTCGTAATCTGTATGATCCGGAATATCTGCGCCGCATTGGCTTCACCTACGACGCGATTGGCCGCTGA